A single Candidatus Binatia bacterium DNA region contains:
- a CDS encoding MFS transporter, translating into MDPNPVSPAEQADSTPSLAPDRATDTTLDAGIRPAGPAVPPLTMATKLWYGIGQAAEGIKDHAFTAFLLFYYTQTLGLSGTLAGFALIIALVFDAVTDPLTGVLSDRLDSKWGRRHPFMYAAALPMAVTFYLVFAPPAGLSDGALFAWLTVFTVLTRASMTLYHVPHMSLGAELSTDYDERTQIVQLRSIGGSLGIAACTAVPALYYFRPTPDFPNGQLNPAVYPPFAFVFGILICVAIFVSALGTHNRVPYLPKPDGSASERNALSGIVHDMGELLELESFRALFFGTTTIFIALGLSAALGLYAATYFWKITMTEMLIGGACTALGGIVGFIVWPVVANRIDKKPTFVLGATIFIIFAAIPYLLKTAGLYPAEGSAGYLPVYYVNQFLWTFGIIAAAITGGSMMADVTDEDECRNRRRREGVFFGASSFSAKCASGIGIMLAGMVVDYVGLVTDMAPEDVTPAMQANLGSVVGLTLLVLVSIGTVFFSRYKITREIHAGFRETLDARANED; encoded by the coding sequence ATGGACCCCAACCCCGTATCCCCCGCAGAACAGGCGGACAGCACCCCGAGCCTCGCGCCCGACCGAGCCACGGACACTACACTCGACGCGGGAATCCGCCCCGCCGGCCCTGCGGTGCCGCCGCTCACCATGGCCACGAAGCTCTGGTACGGCATCGGGCAGGCGGCGGAGGGGATCAAGGACCACGCATTCACCGCGTTCCTCCTTTTCTACTACACCCAGACCCTAGGCCTCTCCGGGACACTCGCTGGCTTCGCTCTAATCATCGCACTCGTCTTCGATGCGGTGACGGATCCTCTGACCGGCGTCCTTTCCGACCGCCTCGATTCAAAGTGGGGACGGCGACATCCGTTCATGTACGCCGCAGCCTTACCCATGGCCGTGACGTTCTACTTGGTCTTCGCTCCGCCCGCCGGATTGAGCGATGGTGCACTCTTCGCCTGGCTCACCGTGTTCACGGTCCTGACGCGCGCCTCGATGACGCTCTATCACGTCCCGCACATGTCGCTCGGAGCAGAGCTCTCGACGGACTACGACGAACGCACGCAGATCGTTCAGCTGCGCAGCATCGGTGGCTCCCTGGGCATCGCGGCATGCACGGCCGTGCCGGCGCTCTACTACTTTCGACCAACACCGGACTTTCCCAACGGCCAGCTCAACCCCGCCGTCTATCCGCCCTTTGCGTTCGTGTTCGGCATCTTGATCTGCGTCGCGATCTTCGTGTCCGCTTTGGGCACGCACAATCGTGTGCCGTATCTTCCGAAGCCGGACGGATCCGCGAGCGAGCGCAACGCCTTGTCCGGAATCGTCCATGACATGGGCGAGCTGCTGGAGCTCGAGTCCTTTCGAGCGCTGTTCTTCGGAACCACGACGATCTTCATCGCCTTGGGGCTGTCGGCCGCGCTCGGCCTCTACGCCGCGACGTACTTCTGGAAGATCACGATGACCGAGATGCTGATCGGCGGGGCCTGCACGGCGCTTGGCGGGATCGTCGGCTTCATCGTGTGGCCCGTCGTCGCGAATCGGATCGACAAGAAACCCACCTTCGTCCTCGGCGCCACGATCTTCATCATCTTCGCCGCGATCCCCTACCTCCTGAAAACCGCAGGGCTCTACCCGGCCGAGGGCAGCGCCGGCTATCTGCCCGTCTACTACGTCAACCAATTCCTGTGGACCTTCGGCATCATCGCCGCCGCCATCACCGGCGGGTCGATGATGGCGGACGTGACCGACGAAGACGAATGTCGCAATCGCCGACGCCGGGAAGGCGTGTTCTTCGGCGCGAGTTCTTTCTCCGCAAAGTGCGCTTCGGGAATCGGCATCATGCTCGCAGGCATGGTCGTCGACTACGTCGGCCTCGTGACGGACATGGCCCCCGAAGACGTGACGCCCGCAATGCAAGCCAATCTCGGCTCGGTCGTCGGCCTGACGCTACTCGTCCTCGTTTCGATCGGTACCGTCTTCTTCTCCCGCTACAAGATCACACGAGAGATTCACGCGGGCTTCCGCGAGACCCTCGACGCGCGCGCGAACGAGGACTGA
- a CDS encoding CusA/CzcA family heavy metal efflux RND transporter has protein sequence MLERILRFSVEQRGLVLATVVAAALYGAHSLSILPIDAVPDITNRQVRISGLAPSLTPEEVEKLVAFPLETALSGIPGLDYTRSLSRNGYVQVTAVFEDSVDIYFARQQVSERLGEIARSLPDDVETFLGPISTGLSEIYMWTVEYEHPGGQGADVRDGKPGWQTDGSYRTPAGETLRTEVELAAFLRTVEDWIIRPQVATVPGVAGVDAVGGYVKQYQVQPDPHALAAFGLTFSDLIRALERSNSATGAGFVESNGESFVVRASGRLTRAEDFNEIVVAERQGIPVRLAAVATIAIGGELRRGSASENGEEVVLGTALMRIGENSRTVSAAVDQKMAEVRASLPPGVRAKTVLDRTQLVDATIRTVRDNLVEGALLVIVVLFLMLGNLRAALVTALAIPLSMLLAAIGMAHTKTSGNLMSLGAIDFGLIVDGAVIIVENCLRRLGQRQAELGRILTREERLETVFNASRQVRGATAFGETIIILVYLPILALSGVEGKMFQPMALTVIFALTAAFVLSLTFVPAMVALVVTGRVREGEGRLFGAAKQMYEAVVRWALRFRHVVVVAAVVLFAGTLLLSRSLGQEFAPTLSELDILVHAIRIPSTSVAQATDMQRDLERRLRDVPEIAFVFSRTGTGELGTDPMPPHVSDTFLMLKPREEWPDPSDTKADLQARVQVLLEKIPGQAYEFTQPIQMLFNELIAGVRADIAVRVFGDEFDQILPVAEQIAAELRSIPGAADTRVEQVSGAPVLNIEVDRQAIAPYGLTVADVHEVVEIAVGGRPAGQVFQGDRRFDVVVRLPEEMRADRVALENLPVPLSHIDRPRLSLNLGGDDVERASLPYLPLSAVADIVVAEGPNQISRENGKRRIVVQTNVRGRDIGSFVAEAQKRVGANVTLPAGTWLSWGGQFENLVRAKERLLLVVPLCLLVILLLLYSSFGSFRPALMVFTGVPLALSGGILSLWLRDMPFSISAAVGFIALSGVAVLNGLVMITFVNELRAGGMARDRAIIDGAVTRLRPVLMTALVASLGFLPMATATGTGAEVQRPLATVVVGGLLSSTILTLVVLPALYRVFAAGDDGDTAGS, from the coding sequence ATGCTCGAACGCATTCTCCGATTCTCTGTCGAGCAGCGCGGGCTGGTGTTGGCCACGGTTGTCGCGGCTGCACTGTACGGCGCCCACTCTCTCTCGATTCTGCCCATCGACGCGGTTCCGGACATCACCAATCGCCAGGTGCGGATCAGCGGGCTGGCGCCATCCCTCACGCCCGAGGAAGTCGAGAAGCTCGTCGCGTTCCCGCTCGAGACGGCACTCAGCGGGATTCCTGGGCTGGACTACACCCGCTCCCTGTCGCGCAACGGATACGTCCAGGTCACCGCGGTCTTCGAGGACTCGGTCGACATCTACTTCGCGCGCCAGCAGGTCTCGGAGCGACTCGGAGAGATCGCGCGAAGCCTGCCTGACGACGTGGAGACGTTCCTCGGCCCGATCTCGACCGGTCTGAGTGAGATCTACATGTGGACCGTCGAGTACGAGCATCCCGGTGGACAGGGCGCGGACGTGCGAGACGGGAAGCCGGGTTGGCAGACCGATGGTTCGTATCGCACGCCCGCCGGCGAGACCTTGCGCACCGAGGTGGAGCTCGCGGCGTTTCTTCGCACCGTCGAGGATTGGATCATCCGTCCGCAGGTCGCCACGGTCCCGGGGGTCGCTGGCGTGGACGCGGTCGGCGGCTACGTGAAGCAGTACCAGGTTCAGCCGGACCCGCATGCTCTCGCCGCCTTCGGGCTCACGTTCTCGGATCTGATTCGCGCGCTCGAGCGGAGCAATTCGGCGACGGGTGCCGGCTTCGTCGAGAGCAACGGCGAGAGCTTCGTCGTTCGCGCCTCGGGTCGCCTGACCCGTGCAGAAGATTTCAACGAGATCGTAGTCGCGGAGCGCCAGGGGATTCCGGTGCGTCTTGCTGCCGTCGCCACCATCGCGATTGGCGGCGAGCTGCGTCGCGGAAGCGCATCGGAGAACGGTGAGGAGGTCGTCCTGGGTACGGCCTTGATGCGTATCGGTGAGAATAGCCGGACGGTCTCCGCAGCGGTCGACCAGAAGATGGCGGAGGTGCGCGCGAGCTTGCCGCCGGGCGTGCGAGCCAAAACCGTGCTCGACCGAACCCAACTCGTGGACGCGACGATTCGCACCGTACGAGACAATCTGGTCGAGGGTGCACTGCTGGTCATCGTCGTTTTGTTTCTCATGCTCGGGAACTTGCGCGCCGCGCTGGTGACCGCGCTTGCGATCCCACTGTCGATGCTGCTCGCGGCGATCGGCATGGCGCACACAAAGACCAGCGGAAACCTGATGAGCCTCGGTGCGATCGACTTTGGTCTGATCGTCGACGGCGCCGTGATCATCGTGGAGAACTGTCTTCGGAGGCTCGGGCAGCGTCAGGCGGAGCTCGGCCGGATTCTCACGCGGGAAGAACGCCTCGAGACCGTTTTCAATGCGAGCCGGCAGGTTCGCGGGGCCACGGCGTTCGGCGAGACGATCATCATCCTCGTCTATCTTCCGATCCTCGCGTTGTCGGGGGTCGAGGGGAAGATGTTCCAGCCGATGGCGTTGACCGTGATCTTCGCGCTGACGGCGGCCTTCGTCCTCTCCCTCACGTTCGTGCCGGCGATGGTCGCGCTGGTGGTCACCGGCCGGGTTCGCGAAGGCGAGGGGCGTCTGTTCGGCGCGGCCAAGCAGATGTACGAGGCCGTCGTTCGTTGGGCGTTGCGGTTCCGTCACGTGGTCGTGGTGGCCGCGGTGGTCCTTTTCGCGGGAACGCTCCTCCTCTCGCGTTCGCTCGGCCAGGAGTTCGCGCCGACGCTCTCGGAGCTGGACATCCTCGTCCACGCGATCCGGATCCCGAGCACGAGTGTCGCCCAAGCGACCGACATGCAACGCGATCTCGAGCGGCGACTGCGCGACGTACCGGAGATCGCGTTCGTGTTCTCGCGCACCGGTACGGGAGAGCTTGGGACCGACCCGATGCCCCCGCATGTCTCGGACACCTTCCTCATGCTGAAGCCTCGCGAGGAGTGGCCGGATCCGAGTGACACGAAGGCCGACCTTCAGGCACGGGTTCAAGTACTCCTCGAGAAGATCCCCGGCCAGGCGTACGAGTTCACACAACCGATCCAGATGCTCTTCAATGAGCTCATCGCGGGTGTGCGCGCCGACATCGCGGTGCGTGTGTTCGGTGACGAGTTCGATCAGATCTTGCCCGTCGCCGAACAGATCGCCGCCGAACTGCGCAGCATCCCCGGCGCTGCCGATACGCGGGTCGAGCAGGTGTCCGGCGCTCCGGTACTGAACATCGAAGTCGACCGTCAAGCGATCGCTCCCTACGGGCTCACCGTCGCTGACGTGCACGAGGTCGTGGAAATTGCGGTGGGAGGGAGGCCCGCGGGGCAGGTGTTCCAGGGCGATCGGCGGTTTGACGTTGTCGTGCGGCTGCCGGAGGAGATGCGCGCGGACCGAGTGGCGCTCGAGAACCTGCCGGTGCCGTTGTCACACATCGATCGTCCACGGCTTTCCTTGAACCTGGGCGGAGACGACGTCGAGCGTGCGTCGCTTCCGTACCTCCCGCTCTCCGCGGTGGCGGACATCGTGGTCGCGGAGGGGCCGAACCAGATCAGCCGGGAGAACGGGAAACGACGAATCGTCGTACAGACCAACGTACGCGGCCGAGACATCGGATCGTTCGTCGCGGAGGCACAGAAACGGGTGGGCGCGAATGTCACGCTGCCGGCCGGTACTTGGCTTTCGTGGGGCGGCCAGTTCGAGAACCTGGTGCGAGCGAAGGAGCGACTGCTTTTGGTCGTGCCGCTTTGCCTTCTCGTGATCCTCTTGTTGCTCTATTCCAGCTTCGGGTCCTTCCGGCCGGCGCTGATGGTCTTCACGGGCGTGCCGTTGGCACTCTCGGGTGGAATCCTGAGCCTGTGGCTGCGCGACATGCCTTTCTCGATTTCGGCCGCCGTGGGCTTCATCGCGTTGTCCGGTGTCGCGGTCCTCAATGGGCTCGTGATGATTACGTTCGTGAACGAGTTACGGGCAGGCGGCATGGCTCGCGATCGTGCGATCATCGATGGAGCCGTCACCCGCCTTCGTCCGGTTCTGATGACGGCACTTGTAGCGTCTCTCGGGTTCCTGCCGATGGCGACCGCAACCGGCACGGGTGCCGAAGTGCAGCGGCCGCTCGCGACCGTGGTCGTCGGGGGGCTGCTTTCGAGCACGATTCTGACGCTCGTTGTTCTCCCGGCGCTCTACCGGGTGTTCGCGGCAGGCGACGACGGCGACACGGCGGGCTCGTGA
- a CDS encoding efflux RND transporter periplasmic adaptor subunit — translation MKQLEIGMLVLFLMIPGVARGAGGDDHEHGSHEEAGPFSVDDFERHGVTLATARAGIVDEGIELPAEVRPNADRLAHVAPRFAGIVREVKKQVGDPVRAGDVLAVIESDKLAAFELRAAFDGTVIDKHVVPGEAVTRDRPAYIIADLSDVWVNIAVYQKALPDVQVGRPVVIAAPNGGLQAEGTISYIAPIVDQATRTAKARVVLSNEDRAWRPGTFAVATVALDQAAAVVVPRRALYTKGGKDVLFVVEGDSFVPRAVTVGRMGRTRAEITAGLAAGERFADERAFLVKAELGKDADTHHDH, via the coding sequence ATGAAGCAGCTCGAGATCGGCATGCTGGTGTTGTTCTTGATGATCCCGGGCGTGGCTCGGGGAGCAGGGGGCGACGACCACGAGCATGGTTCCCACGAGGAGGCCGGGCCGTTTTCGGTCGACGACTTCGAGCGGCACGGAGTGACGTTGGCGACAGCCCGTGCGGGCATCGTCGACGAAGGAATCGAACTCCCCGCGGAAGTGCGCCCCAACGCGGACCGTCTCGCCCACGTTGCGCCCCGGTTCGCGGGCATCGTGCGCGAGGTGAAGAAGCAGGTCGGCGATCCGGTCCGTGCGGGTGACGTGCTCGCGGTCATCGAGAGTGACAAGCTCGCCGCCTTCGAGTTGCGCGCGGCGTTCGACGGGACCGTAATCGACAAGCACGTGGTTCCCGGCGAGGCGGTAACGCGGGATCGCCCCGCGTACATCATTGCGGACCTCTCCGACGTCTGGGTCAACATCGCCGTGTACCAAAAGGCGTTGCCCGACGTGCAGGTGGGCCGGCCGGTGGTCATCGCGGCTCCAAACGGGGGTCTTCAGGCCGAAGGCACGATCTCCTACATCGCACCGATCGTCGATCAGGCTACCCGGACGGCGAAGGCCCGTGTCGTGTTGTCGAATGAGGATCGGGCATGGCGTCCTGGTACGTTTGCCGTCGCGACGGTTGCTCTTGATCAGGCGGCGGCCGTCGTCGTTCCGCGTCGTGCGCTGTACACGAAGGGCGGCAAAGACGTCCTGTTCGTCGTCGAGGGCGACTCCTTCGTGCCCCGCGCAGTCACTGTCGGCCGGATGGGCCGAACGCGCGCCGAGATTACCGCGGGGCTTGCTGCCGGCGAACGATTCGCGGACGAGCGCGCCTTCCTCGTGAAGGCCGAGCTCGGCAAAGACGCCGACACGCACCACGATCACTGA
- a CDS encoding TolC family protein, with product MKTVRFLCSLAGVLLFASGGLNFSRAETGPPSPESVAPLNEPTGALTLRNAVAAALVGNPELAVFSLEVRSRDARAIQAGLLPNPQILVELENLGGSGDRAAFEQGESTVWLSQLIPIGGKPSRRRRVAELERDLSQWQYEAVRLGVLTDTTKAFVAALSAQQQLELLREMERLVGDSVRQVRSFAEAGGASHVERTRAEVELSTVRVRRQRAEGALAAARVALAVSWGSVVPQFSSVAGDLAQLVAAPPLAKLEQRVYENPDIARWVTELDRRSAALSLAEARRLPDPTLSLGGRHFSDNGDNAVVFAFSVPLPVFDRNQGNVLAATRDLSKAKAQRASAELSARAQVRQRYAELIAAHGQAETLRRDTLPAAEQTFAGARDGHRQGLFRSMDVLDAQRTLFELRSQYLTVLASYHLARADLERLTATAFDADPENGAPR from the coding sequence GTGAAGACTGTTCGTTTTCTCTGCTCGCTCGCCGGCGTCTTGCTGTTCGCCTCCGGTGGGCTCAACTTCTCCCGCGCGGAAACCGGGCCTCCATCGCCCGAATCCGTCGCGCCGCTGAACGAGCCGACGGGCGCGCTGACCTTGCGCAACGCCGTCGCCGCGGCGCTGGTTGGGAACCCGGAGCTCGCCGTCTTTTCGCTGGAGGTGCGAAGTCGCGATGCGCGCGCCATTCAGGCGGGCCTTCTGCCCAATCCGCAGATTCTGGTCGAGCTCGAGAACCTGGGCGGCTCGGGCGATCGCGCCGCGTTCGAGCAAGGCGAGTCGACCGTCTGGCTCTCTCAGTTGATTCCGATCGGCGGCAAGCCGTCGCGGCGGCGCCGCGTCGCCGAGTTGGAGCGTGATCTCTCGCAGTGGCAGTACGAGGCCGTGCGACTCGGCGTTCTGACTGACACGACGAAGGCGTTCGTGGCTGCGTTGTCCGCACAGCAGCAACTCGAGCTTCTTCGGGAGATGGAACGCCTCGTAGGAGATTCGGTCCGACAGGTTCGCTCGTTTGCCGAAGCGGGCGGGGCGTCGCACGTGGAGCGAACGCGCGCCGAGGTGGAGCTCTCTACCGTCCGTGTTCGCCGTCAACGCGCGGAAGGAGCCCTCGCGGCAGCGCGCGTTGCTCTCGCAGTGAGTTGGGGAAGCGTCGTGCCGCAGTTCTCTTCCGTCGCGGGCGACCTGGCGCAGCTGGTCGCGGCACCTCCTCTGGCCAAGCTCGAGCAACGAGTGTACGAAAACCCGGACATCGCTCGGTGGGTGACGGAGCTCGATCGGCGATCGGCAGCTCTCTCGCTCGCGGAGGCACGGCGTCTCCCGGACCCGACGCTCAGTCTCGGAGGTCGGCACTTTAGTGACAATGGCGACAACGCCGTGGTCTTCGCGTTCTCGGTTCCGTTGCCGGTGTTCGATCGAAACCAGGGAAACGTGTTGGCCGCGACCCGAGATCTTTCGAAGGCGAAGGCGCAGCGGGCATCGGCGGAGCTCTCGGCCCGCGCGCAGGTTAGGCAACGATACGCCGAGCTCATTGCTGCCCATGGGCAAGCGGAGACCCTTCGTCGGGATACGCTTCCTGCAGCCGAACAGACGTTCGCGGGCGCTCGCGACGGCCATCGGCAGGGCCTGTTTCGATCGATGGACGTACTCGATGCGCAGCGTACGCTCTTCGAGCTGCGCTCTCAGTACTTGACCGTTCTCGCTTCGTATCACCTCGCTCGCGCTGACCTGGAACGACTCACGGCGACGGCGTTCGATGCAGACCCGGAAAACGGAGCCCCACGATGA
- a CDS encoding glutathione S-transferase — MLKELDAPHEQIVVDFAAGENKTPEYRAINSMGKVPTLVHGDTVITETAADRSQVLREQRA; from the coding sequence ATGCTCAAGGAGCTCGATGCGCCGCATGAGCAGATCGTAGTCGACTTCGCGGCCGGCGAGAACAAGACGCCGGAGTATCGGGCGATCAATTCAATGGGCAAGGTGCCGACCCTGGTACACGGAGACACCGTCATCACCGAGACGGCAGCGGATCGAAGCCAAGTCCTTCGAGAACAGAGGGCTTGA
- a CDS encoding phytanoyl-CoA dioxygenase family protein, with the protein MTLTEAQRTNWDEKGYFIERGWSERSVLDAMMQRIVDLARAIGSGETRDDLLVSPETLLADAPTPEGRVSKIFRVMRTEDVFYEWATEPRLLALLADLIGPDVDCFLSQFIFKHPTAIGQPWHQDNFYFRMKPRPQVGVWLACSDATPENGPLWVVPGSHLEEVHDKVVADPREGANLGYVEIQDADTSAEKQVLMSAGDLLIFDSHLRHRSTDNVSDGMRAAMVYHYANALSDGNISFNHDWVEVLRHGEPVGASNEPISIVWPDWAKHR; encoded by the coding sequence ATGACGCTTACCGAGGCACAGCGGACCAACTGGGATGAGAAGGGATACTTCATCGAGCGCGGCTGGTCGGAGCGCTCGGTCCTCGACGCGATGATGCAGCGGATCGTCGATCTCGCTCGCGCGATCGGCAGCGGTGAGACGCGCGACGATCTTCTCGTTTCACCCGAGACCCTCCTTGCAGATGCACCGACACCGGAAGGTCGCGTTTCGAAGATCTTCCGGGTCATGCGCACCGAGGACGTCTTCTACGAGTGGGCGACCGAGCCCCGGCTCCTCGCCCTACTCGCAGACCTGATCGGCCCGGACGTCGACTGCTTCCTCAGCCAGTTCATCTTCAAACACCCGACCGCTATCGGCCAGCCGTGGCATCAGGACAACTTTTACTTCCGCATGAAGCCGAGGCCCCAGGTGGGCGTCTGGTTGGCCTGCAGTGATGCCACGCCGGAGAACGGGCCGTTGTGGGTCGTGCCTGGCTCGCACCTCGAAGAGGTGCACGACAAGGTGGTCGCCGACCCGCGCGAGGGAGCGAACCTCGGGTACGTCGAGATCCAGGACGCCGACACGTCCGCCGAGAAGCAGGTGCTGATGAGCGCCGGTGATCTGTTGATCTTCGACTCTCACCTTCGCCACCGCTCCACCGACAACGTCTCCGACGGAATGCGTGCCGCCATGGTCTACCACTACGCGAACGCGCTCAGCGACGGGAACATCTCATTCAACCACGATTGGGTGGAGGTCCTCCGCCACGGCGAGCCCGTGGGTGCGTCGAACGAGCCGATTTCGATCGTCTGGCCCGACTGGGCCAAGCATCGCTGA
- a CDS encoding glycosyltransferase family 2 protein codes for MDEDQIQQPAPEARPLLSVVIPIFNEVGTLREIVDAVRAIGIEHELVLVDDASSDGTHELLEVMADEPNTRVFYQSPNQGKGAALRRGFAEATGQIVVVQDADLEYDPAEYPKLIGPIIAGKADVVFGSRFVGSDAHRVLYFWHSVVNRSLTMLSNIFTNLNLTDMETCYKVFRREVLESFTLEENRFGIEPEVTAKVAKGNWRVYEVGISYSGRTYDEGKKIGWKDGVRALFCILKYNLFR; via the coding sequence ATGGACGAGGATCAGATTCAGCAGCCGGCTCCCGAGGCGCGGCCCCTTCTCTCGGTCGTAATCCCGATCTTCAACGAAGTCGGGACGCTCCGGGAGATCGTCGATGCGGTACGAGCTATCGGCATCGAGCACGAGCTCGTGCTCGTGGACGATGCGTCGAGCGACGGCACCCATGAACTCTTGGAGGTCATGGCGGACGAGCCGAACACGCGCGTCTTCTACCAAAGCCCGAACCAGGGCAAGGGTGCAGCGCTTCGCCGCGGGTTTGCGGAGGCCACCGGCCAGATCGTGGTCGTGCAGGACGCCGACCTCGAGTACGACCCGGCGGAGTACCCGAAGCTCATCGGGCCGATCATCGCCGGCAAGGCCGACGTCGTCTTCGGTTCCCGCTTCGTCGGAAGCGATGCGCATCGTGTCCTCTACTTCTGGCACTCCGTCGTGAACCGCTCGCTCACGATGCTCTCGAACATCTTCACGAATCTGAACCTCACCGACATGGAGACCTGCTACAAGGTCTTCCGCCGCGAGGTGCTCGAGTCGTTCACGCTCGAGGAGAACCGCTTCGGAATCGAACCCGAGGTCACGGCGAAGGTGGCCAAGGGCAACTGGCGCGTCTACGAAGTCGGGATCTCATACTCCGGACGCACCTACGACGAAGGCAAGAAGATCGGCTGGAAAGACGGCGTCCGCGCGCTGTTCTGCATTCTTAAGTACAACCTCTTTAGGTAG